The following is a genomic window from Sporosarcina jeotgali.
AGCAAGGGTTTGAATGTAACAATTATCGGATTAGGGGAATCCAGCAGGCGTCTGCTCAACGAGCTCATGACCTGACTCTATTGATCAATGAGGTGGCAACGATGTATCAGACAATCATGCTCGCTGCAGATGGATCTGAAAACTCCATTCGCGCAGCTAGAGAAGCTGCCCGGCTTGCTAACTGTTCAGATGACTGTACGATTACAATTGTATTTGTCGCTGATTTTGACAAGGCTAAAGAATCTGTCCTGCACGCAGAAAGTAAGGACTCGCTGGACCTGACACGCCGAAAGCAACTAAAACCTGTGGAATTGGTCCTTCGTGAATACGATGTCCCTTACAACGTACAAATTCTGCATGGCGAGCCTGCACCTGCGCTGATCGACTATGCGCATTCAGAGTCGTTCGACCTTGTTGTAATCGGAAGTCGAGGGCTTAGTTCTTTCCAAGAAATGATTCTCGGCAGCGTCAGTCATAAAGTGATGAAGCGCTTAAGATGTCCTGTATTACTCGTGAAATAGCAAAACCGTCACCCGGGTGGGTGACGGTTTTGTTATTTTCTAGAACGATCTAACTCATTCCATATGCTGAAGTGCTTTAGCAACAGTAACTGTTCTCTTCGCTTGATAGTCCACTGCCGCTTTAATGGCTTGTCGATCTGTTTTCATTTCGCCGTCTTGTGCAACCGCAACACTTGTTCCGTAAGGGTTTCCTCCCGCTGCAAATAACACTGGATCTGTATAGCCCGGTGCCGCGACAATTGCTCCCCAATGGTACATCGTCGTATAAAGCGATAAAATTGTTGCCTCTTGTCCGCCGTGTTCGTTTTGTGCGGACGACATTGCACTCACTGCTTTGTTTGCAAGTTTGCCTTGAGCCCATGATCCCCCAACAGTGTCGATAAAACTTTGTACTTGTCCAGGAATATTTCCAAATCGTGTTGGCACACTAAAAATAATCGCATCTGCCCATTCCAGATCTTCCGGGGTCACTTCTGGAATATCCAGCGTCGCGTCATGATGTTTTTTCCATGCCGCGTTGGATTCGATTGCCGCTGCAGGAGCCGTTTCCTTCACTTTTAATAACTTTACTTCAGACCCCGCTTCTGCTGCCGCTGCTGCCGCCCATTCTGCCAGCTGATGATTCGTACCTGTTGAACTGTAATAAACAATCGCTGTTTTTGTCATATTCGTCCCTCTCCCTTTTATCTTGAATTCAAGATAAATATAATTGATTACCCTATCATTGTCAAAAGTGCTGCCTAAACACGAGTTGCCTTAATTGATATTGGAAAAACGCCAATACTGATATGCTGTAACACCGCTCATATAAGCAAGTCCTTCACTGCGACTTTGGTGAACAGGAATCCATCGATGGGTCTCCCCTTTTTTTAGATAAATTTCATGATTTGGAGACTGGTCATGGAAACCCGTGAGGTCAAACGTACCATTCCTCCTCAATACGGCCATCACCTCGTAGTTGATATCGGGTGCAGTTGTAAGAGGATTGCCAACAGCGTGTTCCAAAATGAATCGCGACTCGTTTCGATTATAATTTGACTGCTTTAAAAAAATCCCTTCATCTGTAGCTGTTTCAGAATCCCGAATTTCTTTATCTAATCCATAAGCAACACTTTCTCCGACCTTCTTTGTGAAAGTGATAGGCTGATCCGGATTGTTTGCAGTGATCTCTATATCTACAAATGTCCGATAGTTATCTGATTCGGGGTCGAACTTTCGATTATCCCCTTTAAAATATCGATTCGGGGATAGGACGTTCGGATTCTCAAGGATGTCATCTTCCAGAAAAGTTTTGTAACGGAAAGACCAATGGTTAACTGGTTCAGGTTTATGATAATCACGAATTGAAGCCAATAATGCTGTGGGCTTGTCAATAGATTTCATTATCGTGAAACCTTCAATATTAGCAGGCCGTTCATTCTCTTCTGGCAAGAAGACCCCTAACGCTTTGGCGATGAAAGAGCGGGCGTTGTTAAAAGTTTCTTCAGATTGAGCAATTGGTCTTTCACAGTAAACTGCGTACGTAATTGGCTCATCTATATTGAAATCCCGATCGATGTATCGATTTGAATCCACTTGAGCAAGCTGTTCACCATTACGATAAATCGTATACGTTTCAGTATTACTCAGTCGTTCCCAAGACAAAGCAATCTGTGTACGTGCGATGATGGTGGTCATGACAAGTGATTGAAGAGGATTGCTTTTGTTCTTCTCCACGGAAAACGTGGACGTCTGCATGACGATTACATCTTTCACTTCATCATTTACATGCCGTTCAATTGTATATTTATAAAATGTATCCGCTAAAATGTCTGTATCTTGAAAGTCAGGGGATGTACCTTCGTAGATGTGCTCGCCGTCTTTATACACATGATACGTTCCGCCTGCATCGTCCCAATCAAACGCAATCCGCCCAACTTCGTGGGTAACAGATGTAATTTCAAAACGCTGCGACATTACATAGCCTCCTTTTTACGTAGTAATTGTATTTTGCCCTTATTGCCAATTTTTAAAACTATGGTATAGTGAGGGGGAAAACTGAAAACGATTGCCCACTGGGGGAGTCTTTGTAAAAGACTGAGACGCGTATAGATATGCGGACCCTTGGAACCTGATCTGGCTCATACCAGCGGAGGGAAGTGGATCGCAAATGGACACGTCTTTTTTCGGGCAGATCCCTGAAAACTTCCTATAACGCGAGCCGCTCCTTCGACTGATGAGTCGATTGGGGCGGCTTTTT
Proteins encoded in this region:
- the wrbA gene encoding NAD(P)H:quinone oxidoreductase produces the protein MTKTAIVYYSSTGTNHQLAEWAAAAAAEAGSEVKLLKVKETAPAAAIESNAAWKKHHDATLDIPEVTPEDLEWADAIIFSVPTRFGNIPGQVQSFIDTVGGSWAQGKLANKAVSAMSSAQNEHGGQEATILSLYTTMYHWGAIVAAPGYTDPVLFAAGGNPYGTSVAVAQDGEMKTDRQAIKAAVDYQAKRTVTVAKALQHME
- a CDS encoding universal stress protein translates to MYQTIMLAADGSENSIRAAREAARLANCSDDCTITIVFVADFDKAKESVLHAESKDSLDLTRRKQLKPVELVLREYDVPYNVQILHGEPAPALIDYAHSESFDLVVIGSRGLSSFQEMILGSVSHKVMKRLRCPVLLVK
- a CDS encoding DUF3238 domain-containing protein — its product is MSQRFEITSVTHEVGRIAFDWDDAGGTYHVYKDGEHIYEGTSPDFQDTDILADTFYKYTIERHVNDEVKDVIVMQTSTFSVEKNKSNPLQSLVMTTIIARTQIALSWERLSNTETYTIYRNGEQLAQVDSNRYIDRDFNIDEPITYAVYCERPIAQSEETFNNARSFIAKALGVFLPEENERPANIEGFTIMKSIDKPTALLASIRDYHKPEPVNHWSFRYKTFLEDDILENPNVLSPNRYFKGDNRKFDPESDNYRTFVDIEITANNPDQPITFTKKVGESVAYGLDKEIRDSETATDEGIFLKQSNYNRNESRFILEHAVGNPLTTAPDINYEVMAVLRRNGTFDLTGFHDQSPNHEIYLKKGETHRWIPVHQSRSEGLAYMSGVTAYQYWRFSNIN